One Punica granatum isolate Tunisia-2019 chromosome 3, ASM765513v2, whole genome shotgun sequence genomic window carries:
- the LOC116201836 gene encoding uncharacterized protein LOC116201836 — MVFNSGILIRVMDASADICQYTARIHGQDRLESGQLLDLICCLPLHHVGRLLLCLWTYLCVSAPDSYYYSSSSYSDSDEDAGDGGASSATADYVVLDYDSNSD; from the coding sequence ATGGTGTTCAACAGCGGGATATTGATCAGAGTGATGGACGCATCGGCCGACATCTGCCAGTACACGGCGAGGATCCACGGCCAGGACCGTCTCGAGAGCGGCCAGCTGCTGGATCTCATCTGCTGCCTCCCTCTCCACCACGTCGGCCGCCTCCTCCTCTGCCTCTGGACCTACCTCTGCGTCTCTGCCCCCGACTCCTACTActactcctcctcctcttacTCTGACTCCGACGAAGATGCTGGTGACGGTGGCGCTTCCTCCGCCACCGCCGATTACGTTGTCCTTGACTACGACTCCAACTCCGACTGA
- the LOC116198538 gene encoding uncharacterized protein LOC116198538 isoform X2, whose protein sequence is MEFSCFWLQRKPWAEQDRRTQQEESYFMKFLSCRIYCPFICFCKPSPHIHTSGSGPLKLQNGPQLPSTLVSVSNASDQSPAETTEVKDGSLVAAKGTGRCSKSSLRRVPSELEPKAHQKKKVQWVDFLGKELVEIREYESSEVDDTDREGDGNRGCVCVIL, encoded by the exons ATGGAATTTTCTTGTTTCTGG TTGCAGAGGAAGCCATGGGCTGAACAAGACAGAAGAACGCAGCAAGAAGAATCTTATTTCATGAAGTTTCTATCCTGCAGAATTTACTGCCCTTTCATCTGCTTCTGCAAGCCCTCTCCTCACATCCACACCTCCGGCTCCGGGCCGCTGAAACTGCAGAATGGCCCTCAGCTGCCTTCAACCCTCGTCTCGGTCTCCAATGCCTCGGATCAGTCGCCTGCTGAGACCACAGAGGTGAAGGATGGCAGCTTAGTTGCTGCGAAGGGAACTGGTCGTTGCTCCAAGAGCAGCCTCAGGAGGGTGCCTTCGGAATTGGAACCAAAAGCGCATCAGAAGAAGAAAGTGCAATGGGTGGATTTCTTAGGGAAGGAACTTGTTGAGATCAGGGAGTACGAGTCTAG CGAGGTAGATGACACCGACAGGGAGGGAGATGGGAACAGAGGCTGTGTTTGTGTTATTCTTTGA
- the LOC116198538 gene encoding uncharacterized protein LOC116198538 isoform X1 — protein sequence MSGGGIPQTEYGIFLFLELELLSSLRQSVQLQRKPWAEQDRRTQQEESYFMKFLSCRIYCPFICFCKPSPHIHTSGSGPLKLQNGPQLPSTLVSVSNASDQSPAETTEVKDGSLVAAKGTGRCSKSSLRRVPSELEPKAHQKKKVQWVDFLGKELVEIREYESSEVDDTDREGDGNRGCVCVIL from the exons ATGAGTGGGGGTGGAATTCCTCAAACTGAGTATGGAATTTTCTTGTTTCTGG AATTGGAGCTCTTATCTTCTCTACGCCAATCTGTTCAGTTGCAGAGGAAGCCATGGGCTGAACAAGACAGAAGAACGCAGCAAGAAGAATCTTATTTCATGAAGTTTCTATCCTGCAGAATTTACTGCCCTTTCATCTGCTTCTGCAAGCCCTCTCCTCACATCCACACCTCCGGCTCCGGGCCGCTGAAACTGCAGAATGGCCCTCAGCTGCCTTCAACCCTCGTCTCGGTCTCCAATGCCTCGGATCAGTCGCCTGCTGAGACCACAGAGGTGAAGGATGGCAGCTTAGTTGCTGCGAAGGGAACTGGTCGTTGCTCCAAGAGCAGCCTCAGGAGGGTGCCTTCGGAATTGGAACCAAAAGCGCATCAGAAGAAGAAAGTGCAATGGGTGGATTTCTTAGGGAAGGAACTTGTTGAGATCAGGGAGTACGAGTCTAG CGAGGTAGATGACACCGACAGGGAGGGAGATGGGAACAGAGGCTGTGTTTGTGTTATTCTTTGA